Proteins from one Tetrapisispora phaffii CBS 4417 chromosome 8, complete genome genomic window:
- the TPHA0H02000 gene encoding uncharacterized protein (similar to Saccharomyces cerevisiae GYL1 (YMR192W) and GYP5 (YPL249C); ancestral locus Anc_6.281), giving the protein MSESIKGEDKKLHFENTDQDRMELDHEDIQTDTNSLVKETIDAQVSEYEDFGDANDSIIDQNDVKTNQGEVQKDTNRPENKLVDDVNQSLSNMKTNDNQSINTIGNEAFKEILKSSDEGDQLPNDDGVNLNEEPDKVLMAGDYITDNIGGESLEEDHESNLANIKNEETPNATILDVNREEHFNEELEKEDSNLLAIEINNQHAFHDIQDNDSINTKGENNAGDDINTNLSLTATPEKDDVEYSNQENQTTNLTPQLPPRKGSMSLDSSNLTKVAPGPSSPPLPSRNRVAVPVSNNVGIKNAVHNVPPTLETEMQSEAFRKNLGFTNADVIPPKLPSRNHSKNTSIISSAAEINLIVDRFRKTSHNFQNENDVSKENLKEGRCILRSSYSTLVERLVSDSTATNNELASKTESEKSDQEENIMEIDWNFWSEVVDDFSKVTRDDPDKLEKMITDGIPPQIRGIIWQLISNSKSKEFTEIYSSLINLESVHEAAIRRDIRRTNFIPEDKTESLFSVMKAYSLYDKEVGYTQGMAFIVAPLLLNCESEADTFGLLIRLMNNYELRELFLPGMPGLMLMLYQFDRLIEESSPQLYNYLTRQSIRSTMYATQWFLTFFAYRFPLGFVIRIFDIVFVEGIEAILKFAVILMLKNEDHILSLKFEQLLDFLKTELFHYYSYESINERAAMSTKNNNSIDSNNSTDDVYDSDKADAQSVVQNELKMVPSSHSTIKRTVTKTIRDSEYDTDLFVHDAMNEVHITPISLQRYSNEYKDIHELEQQKEQQYEHMRIKNHQLHREVKKLEHDYTQLNREHVSIANELINNRLKNETLIDENNDLRLTVLTLKRQLEEEVRKQSLPNPDAALPNDLKYDLEQAMNRNREVMTENMKLQDKIGDLENYIERLKAIRYPKSPSKDSNSNPVEPASPPSGGWSGFKKVFAKPTS; this is encoded by the coding sequence ATGAGTGAATCTATTAAGGGAGAAGACAAGAAActtcattttgaaaatacGGATCAAGATAGGATGGAACTTGACCATGAAGATATACAAACTGACACCAATTCATTAGTAAAAGAGACAATAGATGCTCAGGTGTCTGAATATGAAGATTTTGGCGATGCTAATGATTCTATTATAGATCAGAATGACGTAAAAACCAACCAGGGCGAGGTTCAGAAAGACACTAATCGGCCAGAAAACAAACTTGTCGATGATGTTAATCAAAGTCTATCTAATATGAAGACTAATGATAACCAAAGTATAAACACTATAGGAAATGAGgcatttaaagaaattctAAAGAGCTCAGATGAAGGAGATCAGTTGCCAAACGATGACGGTGTCAATCTAAATGAGGAACCAGATAAAGTTCTGATGGCAGGAGACTACATTACTGATAATATTGGAGGAGAAAGCTTAGAAGAGGATCACGAATCAAATTTGGcaaacattaaaaatgagGAAACTCCAAATGCAACGATATTAGATGTTAATAGAGAAGAACATTTTAACGAAGAACTCGAAAAAGAAGATTCTAACCTTTTAGCAATTGAGATTAACAATCAGCATGCTTTTCATGATATCCAAGATAATGATTCAATTAATACTAAAGGAGAAAATAACGCAGGAGATGACATCAATACTAACTTATCACTAACAGCAACTCCAGAAAAAGATGATGTCGAATATTCAAACCAAGAAAACCAAACTACTAACCTTACACCACAACTGCCACCTAGAAAAGGATCTATGAGTCTAGACTCatcaaatttaacaaaagtAGCACCAGGTCCAAGTTCACCACCCCTACCATCTAGAAATAGAGTGGCAGTTCCCGTGAGCAATAATGTGGGAATAAAAAATGCAGTTCATAATGTACCTCCAACATTAGAGACTGAAATGCAAAGTGAAGCCTTTAGAAAAAATTTAGGTTTTACGAACGCAGACGTAATCCCGCCTAAGTTACCATCAAGGAACCATTCTAAAAACACATCTATTATAAGCTCTGCAGCTGAGATTAATTTAATAGTAGACAGATTTAGAAAAACTAGTCATAATTTCCAAAACGAGAACGATGTGTCAAAGgaaaatttaaaggaaGGTAGGTGTATATTGAGATCCTCATATAGCACCCTTGTCGAAAGATTAGTATCAGATTCCACTGCTACGAATAATGAATTAGCTTCTAAAACAGAATCCGAAAAGAGTGATCAAGAGGAGAATATCATGGAAATTGACTGGAACTTTTGGTCGGAAGTCGTAGATGATTTTTCTAAAGTGACTCGTGATGACCCTGATAAACTTGAAAAGATGATTACTGACGGTATACCTCCCCAAATTAGAGGAATAATTTGGCAATTGATTTCTAATTCCAAATCAAAGGAATTCACAGAAATTTATTCTTCTCTCATAAATCTTGAATCGGTACACGAGGCAGCAATTCGTAGAGATATTAGAAGGACCAATTTTATACCTGAAGATAAAACTGAATCCTTGTTTAGTGTCATGAAAGCATACTCTCTATATGATAAAGAAGTCGGATATACACAAGGCATGGCTTTTATTGTCGCCCCATTGCTTTTAAATTGCGAGTCGGAAGCTGATACCTTTGGTTTGTTAATACGTTTGATGAATAATTATGAATTAAGGGAGCTATTTTTACCAGGTATGCCCGGCCTTATGTTGATGTTATATCAGTTTGATAGGTTAATTGAAGAAAGCTCTCCTCAGCTATacaattatttaactaGACAAAGTATCAGATCAACAATGTATGCCACTCAATGGTTTTTGACATTTTTTGCATACAGATTTCCACTGGGGTTTGTCATTAGAATATTCGATATTGTTTTCGTCGAGGGTATAGAAgctattttaaaatttgcTGTCATCTTAATGCTAAAGAATGAAGATCATATTCTTAGCTTAAAATTTGAACAGTTACTGGACTTTCTGAAAACTgaattatttcattattattcatatgAATCGATTAATGAAAGAGCTGCTATGAGcacaaaaaataataatagtatagattctaataattctaCTGATGATGTATATGATAGTGATAAAGCTGACGCTCAGTCGGTTGTacaaaatgaattgaaaatggtACCATCTTCTCATAGCACAATAAAGAGAACAGTTACAAAGACAATTCGTGATTCAGAATATGATACTGATTTATTTGTACACGACGCAATGAATGAAGTCCACATTACTCCAATATCACTTCAAAGATATTCAAATGAATACAAAGATATTCACGAACTTGAACAACAAAAGGAACAACAGTACGAACATATGAGAATTAAAAATCATCAATTACATCGAGAagtaaaaaaattggaacATGACTATACGCAGCTAAATCGGGAACATGTTTCTATTGcaaatgaattaattaataatagacTAAAAAATGAAACCTTAATTGATGagaataatgatttaaGATTAACTGTATTAACCCTTAAGAGGCAATTGGAAGAAGAAGTCCGCAAGCAGAGCCTACCAAACCCAGATGCCGCCCTTccaaatgatttaaaatatgatttaGAACAAGCTATGAATAGAAACAGAGAAGTCATGACCGAGAATATGAAGCTACAAGATAAAATCGGTGATTTGGAAAATTATATCGAGAGACTAAAAGCCATCCGTTATCCTAAATCACCTTCAAAAGATTCCAATAGTAATCCGGTGGAGCCTGCCTCACCTCCATCTGGCGGATGGTCTGGCTTTAAAAAAGTTTTTGCCAAACCTACATCATAG
- the TPHA0H02030 gene encoding uncharacterized protein (similar to Saccharomyces cerevisiae YMR196W; ancestral locus Anc_6.286), translated as MNQFSAKFIDTTVEEQRLAENRNKEKYWLKWGPYLSERAWATVREDYSYNGDAWANFPFSHANARTFRWGEDGIFGVSDNKQFICLSVALWNGKDERLKERLFGLTGPQGNHGEDVKELYYYLDNTPTHSFMKSLYKYPFKKPYPYQELVNENGRRTYADKEFEIYDIDGLFKDSKDDDDNKYYDVFFEMAKDDKNPDELNFRITVHNRSEKDSGELYVIPQIFFRNTWAWGTKHNKYKKKPILKKDEKLSNMIHVSHEKYGERAIIFQPSPGEFPIDSTQGNNGHNSVENTTDDVKPQLLFTDNESNLVKLYNSKENTSKYTKDAFEEYIVHGNKDNSVNPNNEGTKACAVYHFKNIPPKEYVTVRYKFTNDLETSIYQIDDLAVVDEEELDTTINDREEEADNFYWRITPLPIDDHLRKIQRQAFAGLLWTKQFYNLTFNSWYYGDPNSKLRPAPDRANGRNKNWKHLYIEDVLSMPDKWEYPFFASWDTAFHCIPLAMIDPDFAKKQLDLLTREWYMHPNGQIPAYEWNFNDVNPPVHAWAVYRVFKIERNLYNREDRVFLERVFQKLLLNFTWWVNRKDSSGNNIFEGGFLGLDNIGIFNRSEPLPTGGTLEQADSTGWMAFFSLQMLNIALELAKENPVYEDIASKFFEHFILISDSLSFEYLVDLTGSECKDIVKQNLWNEEDQFYYDTISWGAENKMQLPIRSLVGLIPLYASMTLEPHLLTKFPNFKKRVDWFVENQPEILERNFASMTKRGVGERMLLSLVTEDRLKAILSRLLDENEFLSEFGVRSLSKHHEEHPYVMDVNNSTYTVKYLPGESDSGMFGGNSNWRGPIWFPTTFLLIEALQRFFLYYGPEFKIECPTGSGQMMNLAEVAEEICYRMIHIFLPDENGRKAVFDGNTCNVLSHDEYFKDYILFYEYFDGDTGRGLGASHQCGWTSLVAKWISDIGLSNVRQSRASRASINSIVSENEAHVSDTQLKRPQLPKIRKKSIKSMVILTSNLLELSEEEKHNYTIGNIKSGNSTPTPKQHSSRYSSLEPHSHSNSFAHENEQHLINKLKDEIGKMSFEADGSEKKKPGSSIYDTENEFSCQ; from the coding sequence ATGAATCAGTTTAGTGCTAAATTCATTGATACAACCGTAGAGGAACAGAGGTTGGCAgaaaatagaaataaaGAGAAATATTGGTTAAAATGGGGGCCTTATTTAAGTGAAAGGGCTTGGGCTACCGTGCGTGAAGATTATTCTTACAATGGAGATGCATGGGCGAATTTCCCTTTCAGTCATGCTAATGCAAGAACATTCAGATGGGGGGAAGATGGTATATTTGGAGTTTCAGATAATAAACAATTCATATGTTTAAGTGTGGCTTTGTGGAATGGTAAAGACGAACGTTTGAAGGAGAGGCTTTTTGGTTTAACAGGGCCTCAAGGTAATCATGGGGAGGATGTAAAGGAGTTATATTACTATTTGGATAATACTCCAACACATTCATTTATGAAATCTTTGTATAAATATCCTTTTAAGAAACCTTATCCTTACCAAGAACTGGTAAACGAGAACGGCAGAAGAACTTATGCCGATAAAGAATTTGAGATATATGATATCGATGGTTTATTTAAGGATTCAAAAGATGACGAcgataataaatattatgacgttttctttgaaatggcaaaagatgataaaaatcccgatgaattgaattttaGAATCACTGTTCATAATAGATCAGAAAAGGACTCTGGTGAACTATACGTCATTccacaaatatttttcagaaaTACTTGGGCTTGGGGCACTAAAcacaataaatataaaaaaaaaccaattttgaaaaaagatgaaaaattatcaaacaTGATTCACGTGAGTCATGAGAAATATGGAGAAAGAGCAATCATTTTTCAACCTTCTCCAGGAGAATTCCCAATTGATTCAACACAAGGTAATAATGGACATAATTCTGTTGAAAACACTACAGATGATGTCAAACcacaattattatttacagaCAATGAATCAAACTTGGtcaaattatataattctaAAGAAAATACATCTAAATATACAAAAGATGCTTTTGAAGAGTATATTGTCCATGgtaataaagataattcGGTAAATCCAAATAATGAAGGTACCAAAGCTTGTGCCGTCTatcattttaaaaatattccaCCAAAAGAATATGTCACTGTCAGATATAAATTTACAAATGATCTCGAAACTAGCATTTATCAAATAGATGATCTGGCTGTGgttgatgaagaagaattagacACAACAATAAATGATCGTGAAGAAGAGGCTGATAATTTCTATTGGAGAATTACACCATTACCAATTGATGATCatttaagaaaaatacAAAGGCAGGCGTTCGCAGGATTGTTATGGACAAAACAGTTTTACAATCTCACTTTCAATTCTTGGTATTATGGTGATCCAAATTCCAAGTTGAGACCTGCACCTGATAGAGCAAATggaagaaataaaaattggaaacatttatatattgagGATGTTTTATCCATGCCAGATAAATGGGAATATCCGTTTTTTGCATCATGGGATACAGCATTCCATTGTATACCATTAGCAATGATCGATCCCGACTTTGCTAAGAAACAACTAGATCTACTAACAAGGGAATGGTATATGCACCCAAATGGTCAAATTCCAGCTTATGAATGGAATTTCAATGATGTGAATCCTCCTGTCCATGCTTGGGCAGTATACAGAGTTTTTAAGATCGAAAGAAACCTATACAACAGAGAAGATCGAGTTTTCTTGGAACGTGTCTTCCAAAAGTtgcttttgaattttaCTTGGTGGGTAAATCGTAAAGATAGTAGTggaaataatatttttgaaggGGGTTTCCTAGGGTTGGATAATATTGGTATTTTTAATCGGTCCGAACCACTGCCAACAGGAGGAACATTAGAACAGGCTGATTCCACAGGCTGGATGGCTTTCTTCAGTTTACAGATGTTAAATATTGCTCTAGAATTAGCTAAAGAGAACCCTGTTTACGAAGACATAgcttcaaaattttttgagcattttattttaattagtGATTCTTTATCTTTCGAATATTTAGTCGATTTAACTGGATCTGAATGCAAAGATATTGTGAAACAAAATCTATGGAATGAAGAAGATCAATTTTACTATGACACAATATCTTGGGGTGCCGAAAATAAAATGCAATTACCGATTAGATCGCTGGTAGGCCTAATTCCATTGTATGCCTCGATGACATTGGAGCCTCATTTACTAACTAAGTTTccaaattttaagaaaagAGTAGATTGGTTTGTTGAAAATCAACCTGAAATTCTTGAGAGAAATTTTGCCTCAATGACAAAAAGGGGTGTAGGAGAAAGAATGCTGTTGTCACTAGTAACAGAAGATAGACTAAAAGCTATTTTGAGTCGTTTGCTAGATGAAAACGAGTTTTTGAGTGAATTTGGTGTACGATCGTTATCTAAACACCACGAAGAACACCCGTACGTTATGGATGTTAATAATTCCACTTATACTGTCAAATATTTACCTGGGGAATCCGACTCTGGTATGTTTGGTGGCAATTCAAATTGGAGAGGTCCAATTTGGTTTCCAACCACATTTCTACTTATTGAAGCGTTACAAagattttttttgtattatgGACCtgaattcaaaattgaatGTCCAACAGGGTCAGGtcaaatgatgaatttgGCAGAAGTAGCAGAAGAAATATGTTATCGTATGATCCATATTTTCTTACCGGACGAAAATGGAAGGAAAGCAGTATTTGATGGAAATACTTGTAATGTTCTTTCTCATGATGAgtattttaaagattacATCTTGttttatgaatattttgacGGTGATACTGGTCGTGGATTAGGTGCATCCCACCAGTGTGGATGGACTTCCTTGGTAGCCAAATGGATCAGTGACATCGGTTTATCTAATGTCAGACAATCACGTGCTTCTAGAGCGTCAATTAACTCCATAGTTTCGGAGAATGAGGCTCATGTTAGTGATACTCAACTAAAGCGCCCCCAGCTTCCAAAAATAAGGAAAAAGAGTATCAAGTCAATGGTAATTCTTACATCAAACTTGTTAGAATTatcagaagaagaaaaacatAATTACACAAttggaaatattaaatctGGGAATTCAACACCAACACCTAAACAACATTCCAGCCGTTACAGCTCATTAGAACCACATAGCCATTCTAATAGTTTTGCTCATGAGAATGAACAACAtcttattaataaattaaaggatGAGATTGGCAAGATGTCATTTGAAGCTGATGGCagtgaaaagaaaaagccCGGTTCTTCAATATATGACACCGAGAATGAATTTTCTTGtcaataa
- the ATG41 gene encoding Atg41p (similar to Saccharomyces cerevisiae ICY2 (YPL250C) and ICY1 (YMR195W); ancestral locus Anc_6.285) has product MSNYYTINNSQNISGLNLDHNNNNLNRANGDENGNNLSLSPSDTYIPISNSQFQQEQFTSINNMEQQEQSEIDDDDLLFSMEIQQPYELNDINKINNSFTSAITNMSISNYGFDYENSFVDPAQQNYKLWLSSF; this is encoded by the coding sequence ATGTCAAATTACTATACAATTAACAATTCTCAAAATATCAGTGGTCTAAATTTAGatcataataataataacctAAACCGTGCTAATGGTGATGAAAACGGCAATAATCTATCATTAAGCCCATCTGATACTTACATACCCATCTCAAACTCACAGTTTCAACAAGAACAGTTCACATCAATCAATAACATGGAACAACAAGAGCAAAGTGAgattgatgatgatgatttattattttcaatggAAATTCAACAACCATATGAACttaatgatataaataaaatcaataacAGTTTTACTTCTGCAATTACAAATATGAGCATTTCAAATTATGGTTTTGATTATGAGAATAGTTTTGTGGATCCTGCTcaacaaaattataaattatggttatcatcattttaa
- the YAH1 gene encoding adrenodoxin (similar to Saccharomyces cerevisiae YAH1 (YPL252C); ancestral locus Anc_6.288) yields the protein MSFLYGVPLRSITTGTRRVTAKTTIGSLGYAATMLYNSGKVSNNNTSLRARVLSAGFSTSSIWYHGHLKTPKPGEELKITFILKDGKQTTYDTSEGDSILDIAEAHNLDMEGACGGSCACSTCHVIVDPDYYDAIPEPNDDENDMLDLAYGLTETSRLGCQVKMSKDIDGIRVALPALTRNVSLKDYK from the coding sequence ATGAGCTTTCTTTATGGTGTTCCACTGAGGAGCATTACAACTGGAACGAGAAGAGTTACTGCGAAGACAACAATCGGTTCTTTAGGGTATGCTGCCACCATGTTATACAACTCTGGTAAGGTCAGTAACAATAATACATCATTAAGAGCTCGTGTTCTATCAGCAGGGTTTTCTACATCTTCTATATGGTATCATGGGCATCTTAAGACGCCCAAACCAGGTGAGGAGTTGAAAATTACATTCATATTGAAAGATGGTAAGCAGACAACATATGACACGTCAGAAGGTGATTCTATATTGGATATTGCAGAAGCTCATAATTTAGACATGGAAGGTGCATGTGGAGGGTCATGCGCTTGCTCTACTTGTCATGTCATAGTTGATCCAGATTATTACGATGCAATTCCAGAACCTAATGACGACGAAAATGATATGTTGGATTTAGCTTACGGCTTGACGGAAACTTCAAGACTGGGGTGTCAAGTTAAAATGTCTAAGGATATAGATGGAATAAGAGTAGCATTACCTGCATTGACAAGGAATGTCAGTTTGAAAGATTACAAATGA
- the RPL36A gene encoding 60S ribosomal protein eL36 (similar to Saccharomyces cerevisiae RPL36A (YMR194W) and RPL36B (YPL249C-A); ancestral locus Anc_6.283) — MAVKTGIAVGLNKGKKVTSMTPAPKISYRKGAASNRTKFVRSIVREFAGLAPYERRLMDVIRNVGEKRARKVAKKRLGSFKRAKAKVEEMTNIIAASRRH, encoded by the exons ATGGCTGTTAAAACTG GTATTGCTGTTGGTTTAAACAAAGGTAAGAAGGTAACTTCTATGACCCCAGCTCCAAAGATCTCTTACAGAAAGGGTGCTGCTTCTAACAGAACTAAGTTCGTCAGATCCATCGTCAGAGAATTCGCTGGTTTAGCTCCATACGAAAGAAGATTAATGGATGTTATCAGAAACGTCGGTGAAAAGAGAGCCAGAAAGGTCGCTAAGAAGAGATTAGGTTCTTTCAAGAGAGCTAAGGCTAAGGTTGAAGAAATGACTAACATCATTGCTGCCTCCCGTCGTCACTAA
- the VTI1 gene encoding v-SNARE protein VTI1 (similar to Saccharomyces cerevisiae VTI1 (YMR197C); ancestral locus Anc_6.287), with translation MSSLLSSYESEFKLTLEKARSNLREAKNQQLPQRNATLKEIEEEQDELLDLIDQMDIEINNTITGSNSQDRARLKSKLRDYQKFIVNDVKQPLQKLMDERDRDMLFGGNGNENNLENNGSLQYMDDEQRQQLLKNHATLTKSGDRLTEATRIATETENIGSQIMRDLRSQRETLENARQTLFQADSYIDKSMQTIKTMSRRLVANKFISYAIIAVLILLILLVLFSKFK, from the coding sequence ATGAgttcattattatcttcataCGAATCTGAATTTAAACTTACGTTGGAAAAAGCACGTTCCAATTTAAGGGAAGCTAAGAATCAACAACTACCACAACGTAATGCTacattaaaagaaattgaagaagaacaagaCGAGCTGTTAGATTTGATAGATCAGATGGAcatagaaataaataacacTATCACGGGAAGTAACTCACAAGATCGTGCTAGATTGAAGTCTAAACTACGTGATTATCAGAAATTTATTGTGAATGATGTTAAACAGCctttacaaaaattaatggaTGAAAGGGATAGAGATATGCTATTTGGTGGCAACGGGAATGAAAATAACCTGGAAAATAATGGGAGTTTGCAATATATGGATGACGAGCAAAGGCAGcagttattaaaaaatcatgCAACATTGACAAAGAGTGGTGATAGATTAACTGAAGCCACAAGGATAGCAACAGAGACAGAAAATATTGGTTCTCAAATTATGAGAGATTTGAGGTCACAAAGAGAAACTCTTGAAAATGCAAGACAAACATTATTTCAAGCTGATTCATATATCGATAAGAGTATGCAAACTATAAAGACAATGAGTAGACGATTGGTagctaataaatttatcagTTATGCTATAATAGCAGTTTTGATCTTGTTGATACTGTTAGTACTCTTCTCGAAATTTAAGTAA
- the TPHA0H02060 gene encoding uncharacterized protein (similar to Saccharomyces cerevisiae CIK1 (YMR198W) and VIK1 (YPL253C); ancestral locus Anc_6.289) has protein sequence MSNNTSKIPSLSLVDNTFDSTLHVNKKLKLSSDREMLSDVTNNAKNKYSYRKNSNDKNVSNISRLNSLYDMQNRRLMNKYIYGDAHAVEEVKKRERKIIKDMNHLINAIAEIDKETSSVMSSDLPEIRYQISKKKNGCAELEKEIMNLNSMLDLKQGDLDLFKRNEELEIKNLHLKYEVELQELENELQEELNQEKFKWEKQKQELENMKPSEEIAQEIEILKGELESAKIELNNIINQNEIQLNDYKAELQNKFEEFKKEKKAPLDKLISNKEQLKENIEKYETEIINITKEQDLLKKSQEDLREKIENYSQKLKNSENEMVPLNEKLMAVSKEFEILKSENDKLKELAFKEEQLYKEKYEQVEEEQLRRKKLENSIDELKGTIRCVAYYSTTELQDAYSIDIPSHTITSIDVAGNENNLNLKFSDNVNKKDEVKSLPNMYEFNRVIPSELIEESMMLCDEYQCYHDMCLENRTNFNLISVSASPWNKLRKAVFQLLIPKYLEKYNISLQSVFLSEEVYSQDLLLQYADTSMNPEDIKDGIDLKIEENSIELNSYSMEIKEDISELPTEVIEPKEITESGINILKFKFLEKNESELEQEENPINYYFVEFYNLETNYVLEKYVTPGETPTTPIGMIIKKLIQDTKSYFIFKMDKVDVTDLFTNISNKVSKLKNPKRKPN, from the coding sequence ATGAGTAATAATACTTCAAAGATCCCTTCATTATCATTGGTAGATAACACATTTGATTCTACTTTGCATGTGAACAAGAAGCTAAAGTTATCATCAGATAGAGAGATGCTAAGTGATGTCACCAACAatgcaaaaaataaatactcATATCGTAAAAACTCAAACGATAAAAATGTATCCAATATTTCAAGACTAAATAGTTTATATGATATGCAAAATAGAAGATTgatgaataaatatatatatggtGATGCACATGCGGTTGAAGAAGTCAAAAAACGTGAACGtaaaattatcaaagaTATGAACCATTTAATCAATGCCATAGCAGAAATAGATAAAGAAACTTCATCAGTAATGTCGTCTGACTTGCCAGAGATTAGATATCAGATatcaaaaaagaagaatggTTGTGctgaattagaaaaagaaataatgaatttgaattcaatgTTAGATTTAAAGCAGGGCGACTTAGATCTGTTTAAAAGAAACGAAGAACTGGAGATCAAAAATTTACACTTAAAATATGAAGTTGAATTGCAAGAGttagaaaatgaattacAAGAAGAACTGAATCAAGAAAAGTTTAAATGGGAAAAGCAAAAACAGGAATTAGAAAACATGAAACCAAGCGAAGAGATTGCTCAAGAGATAGAGATATTAAAAGGTGAACTTGAATCAgcaaaaattgaattgaataacATTATAAACCAGAACGAGATACAACTAAATGATTACAAAGCAGaacttcaaaataaatttgaagaatttaagaaagaaaagaaggCTCCTTTAGATAAACTTATTAGTAATAAGGAACAATTAAAAgagaatattgaaaaatatgagactgaaataataaatatcaCCAAAGAACAAGATTTGCTGAAGAAGTCACAAGAAGATTTAAGAGAAAAGATTGAAAATTATAgtcaaaaattaaagaattctgaaaatgaaatggTTCCactaaatgaaaaattaatggCTGTTTCCAAAGAGTTTGAAATTCTCAAAagtgaaaatgataaattaaaagaattggCTTTCAAAGAAGAGCAACTctacaaagaaaaatatgaacaaGTTGAAGAAGAGCAACTAcgaagaaaaaaattggaaaactCCATTGATGAGCTCAAAGGCACTATTAGATGTGTGGCCTATTATTCCACTACCGAGTTGCAAGATGcatattcaattgatattcCAAGCCACACCATCACTTCAATTGATGTCGCTGGCAATGAgaacaatttaaatttaaaattttcagacaatgtaaataaaaaagacGAGGTGAAGAGCTTACCTAATATGTATGAGTTTAACAGAGTAATTCCATCAGAATTAATTGAAGAGTCTATGATGTTATGCGATGAATATCAATGCTATCATGATATGTGTTTAGAGAACAGAaccaattttaatttaatttccGTATCAGCAAGCCCATGGAACAAATTACGCAAAGCTGTctttcaattattaatcCCAAAGTATTTAGAAAAGTACAATATTTCTCTACAAAGTGTTTTTCTTTCCGAAGAGGTATACTCAcaagatttattattacagtATGCAGATACATCAATGAATCCAGAAGATATTAAAGATGGTATAGATCTTAAAATCGAAGAGAATTCTATTGAACTGAATAGTTACAGCATGGAAATTAAGGAAGACATTTCTGAGCTACCAACAGAAGTAATTGAACCAAAAGAAATAACTGAAAGTGGTATAAATATCTTGAAGTTCAAATTTCTAGAGAAAAATGAATCTGAATTAGAACAAGAGGAAAATCCAATTAATTATTACTTTGTGgagttttataatttggAAACCAATTATGTGTTAGAAAAGTATGTTACACCAGGCGAAACACCAACCACACCTATAGGGATgataattaaaaaactaATACAAGACACAAAGTcatatttcatatttaaaatgGACAAAGTTGACGTAACAGATTTATTTACCAACATATCGAATAAAGTTagtaaattaaaaaatccaAAGAGGAAACCAAACTAA